The following are from one region of the Sandaracinus amylolyticus genome:
- a CDS encoding VOC family protein has product MTIRQVDPYLSFDGDATAAIALYERALGAEVERIMRYGDVKEFAFAPDHASRVMHCVLRLGASRVLLSDAPPGMELAPASRVHVSLDFDDPAEAAAKFDALAAGGRVLYPLHDTFFGATLGGLTDRFGISWTFHCAVPANKA; this is encoded by the coding sequence ATGACGATCCGGCAGGTCGATCCCTATCTCTCGTTCGACGGTGATGCCACCGCGGCGATCGCGCTCTACGAGCGCGCGCTCGGTGCCGAGGTCGAGCGCATCATGCGCTACGGCGACGTGAAGGAGTTCGCGTTCGCGCCCGACCACGCGAGCCGCGTGATGCACTGCGTGTTGCGGCTCGGCGCGTCGCGCGTGCTGCTGAGCGACGCACCGCCCGGCATGGAGCTCGCCCCCGCGAGCCGCGTCCACGTGTCGCTCGACTTCGACGATCCCGCGGAGGCGGCCGCGAAGTTCGACGCGCTCGCGGCCGGTGGGCGCGTGCTCTACCCGCTCCACGACACGTTCTTCGGCGCGACGCTCGGCGGCCTCACCGATCGATTCGGCATCTCGTGGACGTTCCACTGCGCGGTCCCGGCGAACAAGGCCTGA
- a CDS encoding DoxX family protein — MEMAITQQQPVSIAPTKARLWAGRILGGLAVVFLLTDGLVKFTALEGVVEAHARLGIPMHLAPVIGALELACLALYLVPRTSLIGALMFTGYLGGAVAIHVRSGTPFWFPLVIAAMLWGSLALRDSRVIALLRGK, encoded by the coding sequence ATGGAAATGGCCATCACGCAGCAGCAGCCCGTCTCGATCGCGCCGACCAAGGCGCGGCTCTGGGCAGGACGGATCCTCGGCGGCCTCGCGGTCGTGTTCCTGCTCACCGACGGGCTCGTGAAGTTCACCGCGCTCGAGGGCGTCGTCGAGGCGCACGCGCGGCTCGGCATCCCGATGCACCTCGCGCCGGTGATCGGCGCGCTCGAGCTCGCGTGTCTCGCGCTCTATCTGGTGCCGCGCACGTCGCTGATCGGTGCGCTGATGTTCACCGGATATCTCGGCGGCGCGGTCGCGATCCACGTGCGCAGCGGGACGCCGTTCTGGTTCCCCCTGGTGATCGCCGCGATGCTCTGGGGCTCGCTCGCCCTGCGTGACTCGCGTGTGATCGCGCTGCTGCGAGGGAAGTGA
- a CDS encoding RNA polymerase sigma factor gives MTELAWIGTALGAARPQVVAALLRYFRDLDLAEEAYQEACLRALKNWPQNGPPRDPASWLIFVGRNAAMDVVRRRKKQRELPDEDAISDTDDAETSLAEGLDGAHYRDDILRLLFICVHPELPATQQIALALRIVCGLSVPQIARAFLVSESAMEQRITRAKARIADAKVPYETPGEPERAERLSAVASVLYLMFNEGYSAPDGASADARAPLCDEAIRLARLLMRLFRHEPEIMGLTALFLLQHARTAARFDGHGEIVLLEAQDRGLWDRALIDEGLALLDKAMRHRRPDPYQVQAAIAALHARAARAEDTDWAQIDRLYATLERLTPSPVITLNRAVAVSKTRGAADALAMLEPLAPKLSGYFHFFGLKGALLLQLGRDDEARTAFGQAIALARTPAEAAHIRMHLDRLQSDAKV, from the coding sequence GTGACGGAGCTCGCGTGGATCGGCACGGCGCTCGGCGCGGCCCGCCCTCAGGTGGTCGCCGCGCTGCTGCGTTACTTCCGAGATCTCGACCTCGCCGAAGAGGCGTATCAGGAAGCGTGCCTCCGCGCGCTCAAGAATTGGCCGCAGAACGGGCCGCCGCGCGATCCCGCGTCGTGGCTGATCTTCGTCGGGCGCAACGCCGCGATGGACGTGGTGCGACGCCGCAAGAAGCAGCGCGAGCTGCCCGACGAGGACGCGATCTCCGACACCGACGACGCCGAGACGTCGCTCGCGGAAGGGCTCGACGGAGCGCACTACCGCGACGACATCCTGCGCCTGCTCTTCATCTGCGTTCACCCCGAGCTCCCTGCGACCCAGCAGATCGCGCTCGCGCTGCGCATCGTGTGCGGCCTCTCGGTGCCCCAGATCGCGCGCGCGTTCCTGGTCAGCGAGAGCGCGATGGAGCAGCGCATCACCCGCGCGAAGGCGCGCATCGCGGACGCGAAGGTGCCCTACGAGACACCGGGCGAGCCCGAGCGCGCGGAGCGCCTCTCGGCGGTCGCGTCGGTGCTGTATCTGATGTTCAACGAGGGCTACTCCGCGCCCGACGGTGCGAGCGCCGATGCCCGCGCGCCGCTCTGCGACGAGGCGATCCGGCTCGCGCGCCTCTTGATGCGACTCTTCCGGCACGAGCCCGAGATCATGGGGCTCACCGCGCTCTTCTTGCTGCAGCACGCGCGCACCGCGGCGCGCTTCGACGGCCACGGCGAGATCGTCCTGCTCGAGGCGCAGGATCGCGGCCTCTGGGATCGCGCGCTGATCGACGAGGGCCTCGCGCTGCTCGACAAGGCGATGCGCCATCGGCGTCCCGACCCCTATCAGGTGCAGGCCGCGATCGCGGCGCTCCACGCACGCGCGGCGCGCGCCGAGGACACCGACTGGGCGCAGATCGATCGGCTCTACGCGACGCTCGAGCGACTGACGCCGTCGCCGGTGATCACGCTGAACCGCGCGGTCGCGGTGTCGAAGACGCGCGGCGCGGCGGACGCGCTCGCGATGCTCGAGCCCCTGGCGCCCAAGCTCTCGGGGTACTTCCACTTCTTCGGCCTCAAGGGGGCGCTGCTCCTGCAGCTCGGTCGCGACGACGAGGCGCGCACCGCGTTCGGCCAGGCGATCGCGCTGGCGCGCACCCCCGCGGAGGCAGCCCACATTCGGATGCACCTCGACCGCCTCCAGTCCGACGCGAAGGTCTGA
- a CDS encoding reverse transcriptase domain-containing protein, whose amino-acid sequence MSKLLFSMDDLMIAYRKAKQEAYFDANTAHGAKFAAYERNLERNLTGLSARLRSRTADWHTDPDFLGAITYVPKSLDRGDKDESTTAVQFYDSDGLRQWRRSNPDGHRAKATFRPVIDATVDFMIVSALWVMKVGVHYDGVLSRKHVYGNRIRRRRGQDGSHDGVNERAYGLFDPYVIGYGNWRRNGLFEMRRELERGHDIVAITMDLHRFYHEVDARFLLEESYLSALDIRLSAGDRAFTQKLVKAINLWRSRSDEREPHSRGLPVGLSASSVIANCLLAEFDIAVAQELLPIYYGRYVDDVFLVIRPSKLFGNGDEVLEWIAARLRLYGTRRAGMVVTAKAGPDGGIEVELPYAKNSRLEFKGKKQRVFQLSGTAGLDLLKPIEESIRRLSSRHRRLPVLPPSESEMAADALVSSSDATLESDALRKADAVTLRRAGFRLLLNDVRSHVRDLHPDVWVERRREFYGLAQRHLITPRGLFEYANYIPDLFAIMTRCADWSEADATIDRVRDVLETLEETTAQGRTVQARSCWANLGSRVRERILGAQSDTAHEIRIAALVSRVCDVFGCTHAHNGKSTAWVTAESRALKDVDWGLIPYYRAWIRGDIAAETVESAETGVYPNVFAAGDIATYADEAKRPLPSLNHVVFSTRRPSIPEISSALRPSSDRFGDMYRFVNAIRGTWLRGASFPFVETDNDGHMTIRVTGERHALVRVSVVNLRTSEQQFVNAVLGVPDHSLERYSSLMRLLNGLITSDTARPHYVALPECSLPRDWAAPVATKLANAGISLIAGLEHKRTNRGSRNDALVSLVSDAGGFRVAVAFEQPKIHPAWHEEDEVRRLTGRGVLKVGSRQLEAARPVYEHGDVAFGVLICSDLASIKNRARFQGSVDALFIPEWNPDVNTFNALVESSAHDLHAFIVQANNREYGDSRIRAPFREEFRRDVVRIKGGVHDFFVTAEMNIRRLREAQTTVAPDSRSEFKPFPTGFKASRRRRRVPR is encoded by the coding sequence ATGAGCAAACTCCTGTTCAGCATGGACGATCTGATGATCGCCTACCGAAAAGCGAAACAGGAGGCCTACTTCGACGCAAACACCGCTCACGGAGCGAAGTTCGCTGCCTACGAGCGGAATCTTGAGCGCAATCTCACAGGACTCAGCGCGCGACTCCGGAGTCGGACGGCAGACTGGCATACGGATCCAGATTTCCTCGGCGCGATCACATACGTGCCGAAGTCGCTCGACAGAGGAGACAAAGACGAGTCGACGACTGCCGTGCAGTTCTACGACAGTGATGGTCTGCGTCAGTGGAGGAGGTCCAATCCCGACGGCCACAGGGCGAAGGCGACGTTCAGACCAGTAATCGACGCTACCGTCGATTTCATGATCGTGTCAGCGCTGTGGGTCATGAAGGTCGGCGTGCACTACGATGGTGTGCTGAGTAGAAAGCACGTATACGGAAACAGGATCCGTAGGCGGCGCGGCCAAGACGGCTCGCACGATGGTGTCAACGAGCGCGCGTACGGGCTTTTCGATCCATACGTCATCGGGTATGGGAACTGGCGCCGAAACGGCCTTTTCGAAATGCGTCGTGAACTCGAGCGGGGCCACGACATCGTCGCCATTACGATGGACCTTCATCGATTCTACCACGAGGTCGACGCCCGATTCCTACTCGAAGAAAGCTATCTGAGCGCGCTCGATATTCGATTGTCAGCGGGTGATCGCGCGTTCACGCAGAAGTTAGTAAAAGCGATCAATCTCTGGCGGTCTCGCTCGGACGAACGTGAACCGCATAGCCGCGGATTGCCCGTCGGACTCAGTGCGTCGAGCGTTATCGCCAACTGTCTGCTCGCCGAGTTCGACATTGCTGTCGCGCAGGAGTTGCTGCCCATCTACTACGGACGATACGTTGATGACGTGTTCCTGGTCATCCGGCCATCGAAGCTGTTCGGCAACGGGGATGAAGTCCTAGAGTGGATCGCCGCGCGACTCCGACTCTACGGAACGAGACGAGCCGGTATGGTGGTCACGGCGAAAGCAGGTCCAGACGGCGGCATCGAGGTCGAGCTCCCGTACGCAAAAAACTCGAGACTCGAATTCAAAGGGAAGAAGCAGCGCGTATTTCAGCTCTCCGGAACCGCCGGTCTCGATCTGCTAAAACCGATCGAGGAGTCGATTCGTCGCCTCTCGAGTCGGCACCGACGACTTCCAGTACTGCCCCCAAGCGAGTCGGAGATGGCAGCTGACGCGCTGGTCTCCAGTTCCGATGCGACGCTCGAGTCGGACGCGCTCCGCAAGGCCGACGCGGTCACTCTCCGGCGCGCTGGTTTCCGACTACTACTCAATGACGTTCGTTCGCACGTCCGCGACCTACACCCCGACGTTTGGGTGGAAAGACGACGGGAGTTCTACGGATTGGCCCAGCGGCACCTCATCACGCCGCGTGGTCTCTTCGAGTATGCGAACTACATCCCCGATCTCTTTGCAATCATGACTCGGTGCGCCGACTGGTCGGAGGCTGACGCGACAATCGACCGTGTACGCGACGTTCTCGAAACACTCGAGGAGACTACTGCGCAGGGTCGCACGGTGCAGGCGAGAAGTTGCTGGGCGAACCTGGGTAGCCGCGTCCGCGAGCGGATCCTCGGCGCCCAGAGCGACACAGCGCACGAGATTCGCATCGCAGCACTGGTTTCGCGGGTGTGCGACGTTTTTGGGTGCACACACGCGCACAACGGAAAATCGACGGCGTGGGTCACCGCCGAGAGTCGTGCGCTGAAGGACGTCGACTGGGGTCTGATTCCATACTACCGCGCCTGGATCCGCGGTGACATCGCGGCCGAGACAGTGGAGAGCGCCGAAACGGGTGTCTACCCGAACGTGTTCGCGGCGGGCGACATCGCCACGTATGCGGACGAGGCGAAGCGACCGCTTCCGAGCCTGAACCATGTTGTCTTCTCAACACGTCGCCCCAGCATCCCCGAGATCTCGTCCGCACTTCGCCCAAGTTCGGACCGATTCGGCGACATGTATCGATTCGTAAATGCGATCCGCGGAACGTGGCTTCGCGGCGCGAGCTTCCCGTTCGTCGAAACCGACAACGATGGTCATATGACGATCCGTGTCACCGGCGAACGGCATGCGCTGGTTCGGGTGAGCGTCGTGAATTTGCGTACGAGCGAGCAGCAGTTCGTCAACGCGGTTCTCGGTGTTCCGGACCATAGTTTGGAGCGATACAGTTCGCTGATGCGCCTGCTGAACGGACTCATCACTTCCGACACGGCACGACCGCACTACGTAGCGCTACCGGAATGCTCGCTACCGCGGGACTGGGCCGCACCCGTCGCGACTAAGTTGGCAAACGCTGGCATCTCATTGATCGCTGGTCTCGAGCACAAGCGCACGAACAGGGGCTCGAGGAATGATGCCCTCGTCTCTCTCGTGTCCGATGCGGGCGGCTTCCGAGTGGCGGTCGCATTCGAGCAGCCGAAGATCCATCCAGCGTGGCATGAGGAAGATGAAGTGCGGCGACTCACCGGTCGGGGCGTGCTGAAAGTCGGGTCGCGCCAGTTGGAGGCGGCGCGTCCGGTCTACGAGCACGGCGACGTGGCTTTTGGGGTCCTGATCTGCAGCGATCTCGCGAGCATTAAAAACCGGGCACGTTTTCAAGGAAGTGTAGACGCGCTCTTCATTCCAGAGTGGAATCCTGACGTCAACACGTTCAACGCTCTAGTTGAGTCGAGTGCGCACGACCTCCACGCATTTATCGTTCAGGCAAACAATCGAGAGTACGGCGACAGCCGAATTCGGGCACCATTTCGCGAGGAGTTCCGGCGCGACGTGGTGCGCATCAAAGGCGGAGTTCATGATTTCTTCGTTACGGCTGAGATGAACATTCGTCGGTTGCGCGAGGCGCAGACCACAGTCGCACCGGACTCACGAAGCGAGTTCAAACCGTTTCCGACAGGGTTCAAGGCGTCGCGCCGTCGACGGCGAGTGCCGCGGTAG
- a CDS encoding class I SAM-dependent methyltransferase: MCVPWQIATMDALFRLYDRLALLAPGDDETSRAALRRVMPLPPRARVLDIGCGTGRSARMIAAEQPDAEVIAIDVHPPFLEEAARGAPPSLRTRNESMDALSDPDESVDLIWSEGAAYVMGFEAALRSWRRVMRPGAHAVVSELCWLRAPSETARAFWAEAYPDMTNVEGTTRRAQSAGLEVIETLVLPERAWDAYYAPLEARCDALASDPTMHAAIESARREIALWRATRGEYGYVMLVMRRVSPSR; the protein is encoded by the coding sequence ATGTGCGTCCCATGGCAGATCGCGACGATGGACGCGCTCTTCCGGCTCTACGACCGGCTCGCGCTGCTGGCGCCCGGAGACGACGAGACCTCGCGCGCGGCGCTGCGGCGGGTGATGCCGCTGCCGCCGCGGGCACGCGTGCTCGACATCGGGTGCGGCACCGGGCGCAGCGCACGGATGATCGCGGCGGAGCAGCCCGACGCGGAGGTGATCGCGATCGACGTGCACCCGCCCTTCCTCGAGGAAGCGGCGCGGGGCGCGCCGCCGAGCCTGCGAACGCGGAACGAGTCGATGGACGCGCTCTCCGACCCGGACGAGAGCGTCGATCTGATCTGGTCCGAGGGCGCGGCGTACGTGATGGGCTTCGAGGCCGCGCTGCGATCGTGGCGTCGGGTGATGAGACCGGGCGCGCACGCGGTGGTGAGCGAGCTGTGCTGGCTGCGCGCCCCGTCCGAGACGGCGCGCGCGTTCTGGGCCGAGGCGTACCCCGACATGACCAACGTCGAGGGCACGACGCGACGCGCGCAGAGCGCGGGGCTCGAGGTGATCGAGACGCTCGTGCTGCCCGAGCGCGCATGGGACGCGTACTACGCGCCGCTCGAAGCGCGCTGCGACGCGCTGGCCTCGGACCCGACGATGCACGCGGCGATCGAGAGCGCGCGCCGCGAGATCGCGCTGTGGCGCGCGACCCGGGGAGAGTACGGGTACGTGATGCTCGTGATGCGCCGAGTCAGCCCGTCGCGGTGA
- a CDS encoding YciI family protein → MLYAILCYDSEELVEGWPKDQDEAVMKRLGVVQDELRAKGRLGPVARLMPTTAATSLRKGRETIVMDGPFAETKEQLLGFYVVECESLEEAIETAKKLGGASEGHGTFEIRPLRYFAPNGSTVSTGSRVT, encoded by the coding sequence ATGCTCTACGCGATCCTCTGTTACGACTCGGAAGAGCTCGTCGAGGGCTGGCCCAAGGACCAGGACGAGGCCGTCATGAAGCGGCTCGGCGTCGTCCAGGACGAGCTGCGCGCGAAGGGACGCCTCGGTCCGGTCGCTCGCCTGATGCCCACCACCGCGGCGACCTCGCTGCGCAAGGGACGCGAGACGATCGTGATGGACGGGCCCTTCGCCGAGACGAAGGAGCAGCTCCTCGGCTTCTACGTCGTCGAGTGCGAGTCGCTCGAAGAGGCGATCGAGACCGCGAAGAAGCTCGGCGGCGCGAGCGAGGGCCACGGCACCTTCGAGATCCGTCCGCTGCGCTACTTCGCACCGAACGGGAGCACTGTGTCGACCGGGAGCCGCGTGACGTGA